The proteins below come from a single Zea mays cultivar B73 chromosome 8, Zm-B73-REFERENCE-NAM-5.0, whole genome shotgun sequence genomic window:
- the LOC100278994 gene encoding uncharacterized protein LOC100278994: MEEMVAAPVQDGQQPKSPVEVVSNVLPGSSVFLRNDRLQSTSKKSSTTTFYANIQQLQDELETEKQEKDGLREEVETLKAQEQASQETIDSMKRSMDEITTSFVNY, from the coding sequence ATGGAAGAAATGGTAGCAGCACCAGTTCAAGATGGACAACAACCAAAATCTCCTGTAGAAGTTGTTTCTAATGTGCTACCAGGCTCTAGTGTGTTCCTACGCAATGATCGTCTTCAGTCCACCTCCAAGAAAAGCTCCACAACGACATTTTATGCAAACATTCAACAACTTCAGGATGAACTAGAGACCGAGAAGCAAGAAAAAGATGGCCTTCGGGAAGAAGTGGAAACCTTGAAGGCTCAAGAACAAGCATCTCAGGAGACCATTGATAGTATGAAGAGGTCGATGGATGAAATAACAACCTCCTTCGTCAACTATTAA